One Oryza glaberrima chromosome 11, OglaRS2, whole genome shotgun sequence genomic region harbors:
- the LOC127755384 gene encoding xylanase inhibitor protein 1-like: MASQRRRSSAAAIAVFFFLLFLLAVFFQPAVAYYHPQGKRQTVAVFWGRNKAEGSLSSICDTGDYNIVIISFLSVFGHGNYWLDLSGHDLRHVGADIRHCQSKGVYMLLSIGGDGDGYSLPSSKSAADVAYNLYHSFLGRPRAGIFRPFGDDTIVNGVNFFIDHGPADHDDDLANRINDYNQNIHDPIGIMLTATVRCAYPDPRMKKALDTKLFTQIHVRFYDDPRCSYNHAGLAGVMAQWNRWSARYPNSRIFLGLAAANVTGKNDMVGVGELRRKLLPAVQKTESYAGVTLWNSYYDSLTHYGRYVKHLA, from the coding sequence ATGGCGTCCCAACGCCGGCgatcatccgccgccgccatcgccgtcttcttcttcctcctcttcttgttAGCGGTGTTCTTCCAGCCGGCCGTCGCCTACTACCACCCTCAGGGGAAGAGGCAGACCGTCGCCGTCTTCTGGGGACGCAACAAGGCCGAGGGCTCTCTCAGCTCCATCTGCGACACCGGCGACTACAACATCGTCATCATCTCCTTCCTCAGCGTCTTCGGCCATGGCAACTACTGGCTCGACCTCTCCGGCCACGACctccgccacgtcggcgccgacATCCGCCACTGCCAGTCCAAGGGCGTCTACATGCTCCTCtccatcggcggcgacggcgacggctactccctcccttcctccaagtccGCCGCTGACGTCGCCTACAACCTCTACCACTCCTTCCTCGGCCGCCCACGCGCCGGCATCTTCCGCCCCTTCGGCGACGACACCATTGTCAACGGCGTCAACTTCTTCATCGACCACGGCCCCGCCGATCACGACGACGATCTCGCCAATCGCATCAACGATTACAACCAGAACATCCATGACCCCATCGGGATCATGCTcacggcgacggtgaggtgcGCGTACCCTGATCCGAGGATGAAGAAGGCGCTGGACACGAAGCTGTTCACGCAGATCCACGTGAGGTTCTACGACGACCCGAGGTGCTCCTACAACCACGCGGGGCTCGCCGGCGTCATGGCGCAGTGGAACAGGTGGTCGGCTAGGTACCCAAACAGCCGGATCTTCCTGGGGCTCGCGGCGGCGAACGTGACGGGGAAGAACGACATGGTCGGCGTCGGGGAGCTCAGGCGGAAGCTGCTGCCGGCGGTGCAGAAGACGGAGAGCTACGCGGGAGTGACGCTCTGGAACAGCTACTACGACTCGCTCACTCACTACGGCAGATATGTCAAGCACTTGGCTtaa
- the LOC127755070 gene encoding xylanase inhibitor protein 2, whose product MGIVHALLPFAAAALLLLAAPPPATADDPGLAVYWGRHKEEGSLREACDTGRYTTVIITFYDVFGHGRYSLDISGHPLAAVGADIKHCQSRGITVLLSIGGQGGGYSLPTNASAADVADNLWNAYLGGHRAGVARPFGDDAAVDGIDFFIDQGGADHYDDLARRLNGYNKYYRGRVGVVLTATTRCSYPDHRLEKALATGVFARIHVRMFGDAQCTMSPRYSWEKWAAAFPGSKVYIGLVASPEQDSAWMFQKDLYYEMLQFVRSLPNYGGLAIYDRYFDKKANYTGQG is encoded by the coding sequence ATGGGCATCGTGCACGCACTCCTCCCcttcgcagcagcagcattgctgctcctcgccgcgccgccgccggcgacggccgacgACCCGGGCCTCGCCGTCTACTGGGGCCGCCACAAGGAGGAAGGCTCCTTGAGAGAGGCCTGCGACACCGGCCGCTACACCACTGTCATCATCACCTTCTACGACGTCTTCGGCCACGGCCGCTACTCCCTCGACATCTCCGGccacccgctcgccgccgtcggcgccgacaTCAAGCACTGCCAGTCCAGGGGCATCACCGTGCTCCTCTCCATCGGCGGCCAGGGCGGCGGCTACTCCCTCCCGaccaacgcctccgccgccgacgtcgccgacaaCCTCTGGAACGCCTACctcggcggccaccgcgccggcgtGGCGCGCCCCTTCGGCGATGACGCGGCGGTGGACGGCATCGACTTCTTCATCGACCAAGGCGGCGCCGACCACTACGACGACCTCGCCCGGCGGCTCAATGGCTACAACAAGTACTACCGCGGCAGGGTCGGCGTGGtgctgacggcgacgacgaggtgctCGTACCCGGACCACCGGCTGGAGAAGGCGCTGGCGACGGGGGTGTTCGCGCGCATCCATGTGAGGATGTTCGGCGACGCGCAGTGCACCATGTCGCCGAGGTACTCGTGGGAGAAGTGGGCGGCGGCGTTCCCCGGCAGCAAGGTGTACATCGGGCTGGTGGCGTCGCCGGAGCAGGACAGCGCGTGGATGTTTCAGAAGGATCTCTACTACGAGATGCTGCAGTTCGTCAGGTCGCTGCCCAACTATGGTGGTTTGGCCATCTATGACAGGTACTTCGACAAGAAGGCCAACTACACTGGTCAGGGTTAA